In Rhododendron vialii isolate Sample 1 chromosome 9a, ASM3025357v1, the following are encoded in one genomic region:
- the LOC131300678 gene encoding putative disease resistance protein RGA4: MAESVLIASAQTILTGLIPLANQQISLAWGFKANLEKLRQRLTMIQALLCDAEKREVTSQLMKAWLKSLDAVTSDAENLLDELKYEANRREFEVRNRLRNKVRDVVSVKKNPVAFRFKMANKVNDINLLLDDVCNSAKDMGLTPANHLVGTSGAQPRVFRRTVPYIDESVVVGRDVDVSKVIDMLLRYDVEDDLSVIAIVGMAGLGKTTLAQLVYKHEDVVRNFGSARMWICVSDNFKVERLLSEMIESLTGNKSEIQNVQGLVKKLGKELKLKKYLLVLDDVWNRSESEWECVRNSLLGIGGSKGSKILVTTRGMDVVSTMQKISPCLTHRLPGLSPEASLTMFKKKTFANGGPMETQSLLDIGARMVEKCEGMPLAINALGGILWSKKYESDWHDVEKSGIWSTLGDSNHILPILRLSFDDLPSPSLKHCFAYCSVFPKGKIIIKDELIQLWMALGYLQPPLGTNRIAEDVGNEYFNVLLHRSLFQEVELDEYDNITCCKMHDLVHDLALTVSEGNCLTLEASEAKDYPDVKHLWLYLGEETRLQISKENVGKLRTLFLIGHLPINTEDVKCIRVLSIVKSGLEEFPSSIWKFKHLKYLDLSNSSFEKVPDCITKLYNLETLKLPYVTEFPKKFHKLVSMRHLCMDDSNSSTGIPALIGDLTSLQTLTFFVVGDDKGHKIEELGRLSKLRGKLKIYNLQQVKEREEAKKANMLGKPSIQELVYHWAHEDIMELCVEHEEGLEGLQPHKNLRGLILAGFGGLRFASWMRTRDARSLQNLVRIKLKDCRLCEQVPTLGHLPHLEIVELDGLHNLRHIGSEFYGSRADINASTTSSGAAGAVFPALRKLALLNMMNLEEWSEISSSPADATSMKEFFPRLENLSISRCPRLIAIPCSSLSIKAIKISSLKAFHLPLEMSYSLMHMPSLNVLTDRESENILILVEDLLEKSCKFLRSLEIRRLNKLRYFPAQLLKLTFLEKLKISGCDNLRSFCEDTEAAVFNSLKSLKQLHIYSCHRLIVTDSNELHSLTSLQDLTIQWCPGLASCWAEGLFCLSSLQSLMIGGFSGLDYFPWPSTSADALYSWYEKEFKHLPDQLQHLTALKELRIMDIMELEALEDWLGNLSSLQSLTLWSCPNLMSLPSLEAIQCLTNLQNLSVIDCPLLKKRFESGEEGHKIAHIPSVQILD; the protein is encoded by the exons ATGGCTGAGTCCGTCCTCATCGCTTCTGCTCAGACAATCCTGACCGGCTTGATTCCCCTTGCAAACCAGCAGATCAGCCTAGCATGGGGGTTCAAGGCAAACCTCGAAAAGCTCCGCCAAAGGTTAACTATGATTCAAGCTCTGTTATGTGATGCTGAGAAACGGGAAGTAACATCACAACTCATGAAAGCGTGGCTGAAGAGCCTCGATGCTGTCACCAGCGATGCCGAGAATCTGCTGGACGAGTTGAAGTATGAAGCTAATCGAAGGGAGTTTGAGGTACGGAACCGATTGAGAAACAAGGTACGTGACGTcgtctctgtaaaaaaaaatccagtcgCATTTCGTTTCAAGATGGCTAATAAGGTCAACGATATCAACTTGTTATTAGATGATGTTTGCAATAGCGCAAAAGACATGGGTCTTACACCAGCAAATCACCTCGTAGGCACTAGTGGTGCCCAACCAAGGGTATTCCGGCGGACTGTACCGTACATAGATGAATCAGTAGTTGTGGGGAGGGATGTCGATGTTTCGAAGGTGATAGACATGTTGCTCCGTTACGATGTGGAAGATGATTTATCTGTCATTGCCATTGTAGGAATGGCTGGGCTAGGGAAAACAACCCTTGCTCAACTAGTTTACAAACACGAGGATGTTGTGAGAAATTTTGGTAGTGCGAGAATGTGGATTTGTGTGTCTGATAATTTCAAGGTTGAAAGGCTGTTGAGTGAGATGATTGAATCCCTTACTGGAAACAAATCAGAGATACAAAACGTTCAAGGACTAGTGAAAAAGCTTGGAAAAGaactaaaattgaaaaagtatttgCTTGTGTTAGACGATGTTTGGAATAGAAGTGAAAGCGAATGGGAGTGCGTGAGAAATTCGTTGCTAGGAATTGGTGGCTCCAAGGGAAGCAAAATTTTAGTCACAACCCGGGGTATGGATGTGGTATCAACCATGCAAAAGATATCACCCTGTCTCACTCATCGTTTGCCCGGACTATCGCCTGAGGCTAGTTTGACCATgtttaagaaaaaaacattCGCCAATGGAGGACCAATGGAAACTCAGTCTTTGTTGGATATTGGTGCAAGAATGGTAGAAAAGTGTGAGGGTATGCCCTTAGCGATAAACGCATTGGGAGGCATATTGTGGTCTAAGAAGTATGAAAGTGATTGGCATGATGTCGAGAAGAGTGGAATATGGAGTACACTTGGAGATAGCAACCATATCCTACCAATATTAAGGCTTAGTTTCGATGACTTACCATCACCTTCTTTAAAGCATTGTTTTGcttattgttctgtttttccGAAGGGAAAAATTATAATAAAGGATGAGTTGATTCAGCTGTGGATGGCTCTAGGTTATCTTCAGCCTCCTTTAGGAACAAATCGGATAGCGGAAGATGTAGGTAATGAATATTTTAACGTCTTGTTGCACAGGTCATTGTTCCAAGAAGTTGAATTGGATGAGTATGATAATATTACATGTTGCAAGATGCATGATCTTGTGCATGATCTTGCTCTGACTGTCTCGGAGGGTAATTGTTTGACTTTGGAGGCTAGTGAGGCGAAGGACTATCCTGATGTTAAACATTTGTGGCTGTATCTTGGAGAAGAAACAAGGttacaaatttcaaaagaaaatgttgGAAAACTAAGGACATTGTTTTTAATCGGGCATCTCCCCATAAACACAGAAGATGTCAAATGTATACGGGTCTTGAGTATAGTAAAATCTGGTTTGGAAGAATTTCCGAGTTCAATATGGAAGTTCAAACATTTGAAATATCTTGACCTCTCCAATTCTTCTTTTGAAAAAGTGCCAGATTGTATTACAAAGCTCTATAATTTGGAAACCCTCAAATTGCCATATGTCACAgagtttccaaaaaaatttcacaaactgGTAAGCATGCGACATCTTTGTATGGATGATAGCAATTCTAGTACAGGGATTCCAGCGTTGATTGGGGATTTGACTTCTTTGCAGACATTAACTTTCTTTGTTGTGGGTGATGATAAGGGCCATAAAATTGAGGAGTTGGGACGTTTGAGCAAGCTAAGAGGCAAGTTAAAGATTTACAATCTCCAACAAgttaaagagagagaagaagcaaAAAAGGCAAATATGTTGGGGAAACCAAGCATCCAAGAGTTGGTGTACCACTGGGCCCATGAGGACATTATGGAATTATGCGTTGAGCATGAAGAAGGGTTGGAAGGACTTCAACCACACAAGAACCTTAGGGGATTAATTCTTGCAGGTTTTGGAGGACTAAGGTTTGCGTCATGGATGCGAACAAGAGATGCTCGGTCTCTTCAAAATTTGGTGAGAATCAAATTGAAGGACTGCAGACTTTGTGAGCAAGTCCCAACACTTGGACACCTTCCACATCTTGAAATTGTTGAACTGGATGGCCTTCATAATCTGAGGCATATTGGCTCTGAATTCTATGGATCACGTGCTGACATTAACGCTAGTACTACCAGTAGCGGAGCAGCAGGAGCCGTTTTTCCAGCATTGAGAAAACTTGCTCTTCTTAATATGATGAACCTAGAAGAATGGTCAGAAATATCATCGTCGCCCGCCGATGCCACAAGTATGAAGGAGTTCTTTCCTCGCCTTGAGAATTTATCAATCTCGAGATGCCCCCGGTTGATAGCCATTCCTTGTAGTTCATTATCCATCAAGGCCATAAAGATTTCATCCTTGAAAGCCTTTCATTTGCCCCTCGAAATGTCATATAGCCTGATGCATATGCCCTCCTTGAATGTATTGACAGATCGGGAGTCGGAAAATATTCTGATTTTAGTTGAAGATCTGCTTGAAAAAAGCTGCAAATTCCTAAGATCTCTGGAAATACGGAGATTGAATAAGCTGCGTTATTTTCCGGCCCAATTACTAAAACTAACATTTCTGGAGAAGTTAAAGATAAGTGGTTGTGATAACCTAAGGTCTTTTTGTGAAGATACGGAAGCGGCAGTATTCAACAGCCTAAAGTCTCTTAAACAGCTCCACATTTATTCATGCCATCGGTTGATCGTGACAGACTCAAATGAATTGCACAGCCTCACATCCCTTCAGGATCTTACAATTCAATGGTGTCCAGGATTGGCAAGTTGTTGGGCAGAGGGGCTGTTCTGTCTCAGCAGCCTTCAAAGTTTGATGAtaggtggattctcagggcttGACTATTTCCCCTGGCCCTCCACAAGTGCTGATGCTCTATATTCATGGTATGAGAAAGAGTTCAAGCATTTGCCTGATCAACTTCAGCATCTCACTGCCTTGAAAGAGTTGCgaattatggatatcatggAGTTGGAAGCTCTCGAGGATTGGTTGGGTAACCTTTCGTCTCTTCAATCGTTAACCCTTTGGAGTTGCCCTAACCTGATGAGTTTGCCCTCACTGGAAGCAATTCAATGCCTCACCAATTTACAAAATTTGAGTGTGATTGATTGTCCCCTTCTAAAGAAACGATTCGAAAGTGGCGAAGAGGGGCACAAGATCGCTCATATTCCTTCTGTCCAAATACTAG ATTGA